In Lagopus muta isolate bLagMut1 chromosome 6, bLagMut1 primary, whole genome shotgun sequence, one DNA window encodes the following:
- the SMTNL1 gene encoding smoothelin-like protein 1 isoform X4, protein MESPASGGAPAPSDTALGDIAQTSTGPTEGMVGGDSRESVAQEGQGEAGRAEGGAGGEAARDVGSEGKGEAAENAGSEAKVEAAKDYGSDAKGEVTGNAGSEANIMGDAGSEAKEEDARDAGSEVKGEAAKDAGSEAEEAAKDAESKAKEEAAKDAGSEDKEEVAKDAGSEAKGEAAKDAGSEAKGEAAKDAGSEAKGEAAKSAGNEAKGESAKDAGSEAKGEAAKDAGSEAKGEAAKDAGNEAKAAGVSGSEAEIAEDAGKEPAAGQAAEHEAEGQARGSAVPQEEAKPEPRPEAAGSTQGRQEPTWLQDEDDELWPEFPPCSPTEGAASPTTPLSPTSPVSPTFPVSPTSPSPPVSPTSPTGDIHSGDPIPAHSHHPCVPSGVSAVGPRGRVPPRVASVGRPRVSSRAYGRSAILEKFGGAATGPAPHLKRVGATGSVKAMLLEWCRARTRGYQHVDIQNFSGSWSSGLAFCALIHSFFPDAFDYGSLEPQDRRRNFTLAFSTAEERVDCAQLLEVEDMLRLTVPDAKCIYTYVQELYRSLVAKGLVKTKKR, encoded by the exons ATGGAGTCCCCAGCAAGTGGTGGAGCCCCCGCCCCGAGTGACACAGCCCTGGGTGACATCGCACAGACATCAACAGGGCCCACAGAGGGGATGGTGGGGGGGGACAGCAGGGAAAGCGTGGCACAAGAGGGGCAGGGGGAGGCTGGCAGAGCTGAaggaggggctgggggggaagCTGCACGGGATGTGGGGAGTGAGGGCAAGGGGGAGGCAGCAGAGAATGCTGGGAGTGAGGCTAAGGTAGAAGCAGCGAAGGATTATGGGAGTGATGCTAAGGGGGAGGTAACAGGGAATGCTGGGAGTGAGGCCAACATAATGGGAGATGCTGGTAGTGAGGCTAAAGAGGAGGATGCAAGGGATGCTGGGAGTGAGGTTAAGGGGGAGGCTGCAAAAGATGCTGGGAGTGAGGCTGAGGAGGCTGCAAAGGATGCTGAGAGCAAAGCTAAGGAGGAGGCTGCAAAGGATGCTGGGAGCGAGGATAAGGAGGAGGTTGCAAAGGATGCTGGAAGCGAGGCTAAGGGGGAGGCTGCAAAGGATGCTGGGAGTGAAGCTAAGGGAGAGGCTGCAAAGGATGCTGGGAGCGAGGCTAAGGGAGAGGCTGCAAAGAGTGCTGGGAACGAGGCTAAGGGGGAGTCTGCAAAGGATGCTGGGAGCGAGGCTAAGGGGGAGGCTGCAAAGGATGCTGGGAGTGAG GCTAAGGGGGAGGCTGCAAAGGATGCTGGGAATGAAGCCAAGGCAGCAGGGGTTTCTGGGAGCGAGGCTGAGATTGCAGAGGATGCTGGCAAGGAGCCcgcagcagggcaggctgctgAGCACGAGGCTGAAGGGCAGGCCAGAGGCAGTGCAGTGCCACAGGAGGAGGCCAAGCCTGAGCCCAGGCCGGAGGCAGCGGGCAGCACCCAAGGCCGGCAG GAGCCCACCTGGCTGCAGGATGAGGATGATGAGCTGTGGCCTGAGTTCCCCCCCTGCTCGCCCACGGAGGGGGCCGCCAGCCCCACCACCCCACTCTCCCCTACCTCCCCTGTGTCTCCCACGTTCCCCGTATCTCCCACATCCCCTTCGCCTCCTGTGTCCCCCACATCTCCCACAG GTGATATCCACAGTGGTGACCCTAtccctgctcacagccaccACCCCTGTGTTCCCAGTGGTGTGTCTGCAGTGGGGCCACGAGGACGGGTGCCCCCCCGGGTGGCATCTGTGGGGCGGCCACGAGTGAGCAGCCGGGCATATGGACGGAGTGCCATCCTGGAGAAGTTTGGGGG GGCAGCCACAggcccagccccacacctgaAGCGTGTGGGGGCCACGGGCTCAGTGAAGGCCATGCTGCTGGAGTGGTGCCGTGCCAGGACACGTGGCTACCAG CATGTGGACATCCAGAACTTCtcagggagctggagcagcGGCCTGGCCTTCTGCGCCCTCATTCACAGCTTCTTCCCCGATGCCTTTGACTATGGCAGCCTGGAGCCCCAGGACCGCCGGCGTAACTTCACCCTGGCCTTCAGCACCGCAGA GGAGCGTGTCGACTGTGcccagctgctggaggtggAAGACATGCTGCGGCTGACGGTGCCGGACGCCAAGTGCATCTATACCTACGTGCAGGAGCTGTACCGTAGCTTGGTGGCCAAGGGGTTAGTGAAGACCAAGAAGCGCTGA
- the SMTNL1 gene encoding smoothelin-like protein 1 isoform X7 — protein MESPASGGAPAPSDTALGDIAQTSTGPTEGMVGGDSRESVAQEGQGEAGRAEGGAGGEAARDVGSEGKGEAAENAGSEAKGEAAKDAGSEAEEAAKDAESKAKEEAAKDAGSEDKEEVAKDAGSEAKGEAAKDAGSEAKGEAAKDAGSEAKGEAAKSAGNEAKGESAKDAGSEAKGEAAKDAGSEVKGKAAKDAGSEAKGEAAKDAGNEAKAAGVSGSEAEIAEDAGKEPAAGQAAEHEAEGQARGSAVPQEEAKPEPRPEAAGSTQGRQEPTWLQDEDDELWPEFPPCSPTEGAASPTTPLSPTSPVSPTFPVSPTSPSPPVSPTSPTGDIHSGDPIPAHSHHPCVPSGVSAVGPRGRVPPRVASVGRPRVSSRAYGRSAILEKFGGAATGPAPHLKRVGATGSVKAMLLEWCRARTRGYQHVDIQNFSGSWSSGLAFCALIHSFFPDAFDYGSLEPQDRRRNFTLAFSTAEERVDCAQLLEVEDMLRLTVPDAKCIYTYVQELYRSLVAKGLVKTKKR, from the exons ATGGAGTCCCCAGCAAGTGGTGGAGCCCCCGCCCCGAGTGACACAGCCCTGGGTGACATCGCACAGACATCAACAGGGCCCACAGAGGGGATGGTGGGGGGGGACAGCAGGGAAAGCGTGGCACAAGAGGGGCAGGGGGAGGCTGGCAGAGCTGAaggaggggctgggggggaagCTGCACGGGATGTGGGGAGTGAGGGCAAGGGGGAGGCAGCAGAGAATGCTGGGAGTGAGGCTAAG GGGGAGGCTGCAAAAGATGCTGGGAGTGAGGCTGAGGAGGCTGCAAAGGATGCTGAGAGCAAAGCTAAGGAGGAGGCTGCAAAGGATGCTGGGAGCGAGGATAAGGAGGAGGTTGCAAAGGATGCTGGAAGCGAGGCTAAGGGGGAGGCTGCAAAGGATGCTGGGAGTGAAGCTAAGGGAGAGGCTGCAAAGGATGCTGGGAGCGAGGCTAAGGGAGAGGCTGCAAAGAGTGCTGGGAACGAGGCTAAGGGGGAGTCTGCAAAGGATGCTGGGAGCGAGGCTAAGGGGGAGGCTGCAAAGGATGCTGGGAGTGAGGTTAAGGGGAAGGCTGCAAAGGATGCTGGGAGCGAGGCTAAGGGGGAGGCTGCAAAGGATGCTGGGAATGAAGCCAAGGCAGCAGGGGTTTCTGGGAGCGAGGCTGAGATTGCAGAGGATGCTGGCAAGGAGCCcgcagcagggcaggctgctgAGCACGAGGCTGAAGGGCAGGCCAGAGGCAGTGCAGTGCCACAGGAGGAGGCCAAGCCTGAGCCCAGGCCGGAGGCAGCGGGCAGCACCCAAGGCCGGCAG GAGCCCACCTGGCTGCAGGATGAGGATGATGAGCTGTGGCCTGAGTTCCCCCCCTGCTCGCCCACGGAGGGGGCCGCCAGCCCCACCACCCCACTCTCCCCTACCTCCCCTGTGTCTCCCACGTTCCCCGTATCTCCCACATCCCCTTCGCCTCCTGTGTCCCCCACATCTCCCACAG GTGATATCCACAGTGGTGACCCTAtccctgctcacagccaccACCCCTGTGTTCCCAGTGGTGTGTCTGCAGTGGGGCCACGAGGACGGGTGCCCCCCCGGGTGGCATCTGTGGGGCGGCCACGAGTGAGCAGCCGGGCATATGGACGGAGTGCCATCCTGGAGAAGTTTGGGGG GGCAGCCACAggcccagccccacacctgaAGCGTGTGGGGGCCACGGGCTCAGTGAAGGCCATGCTGCTGGAGTGGTGCCGTGCCAGGACACGTGGCTACCAG CATGTGGACATCCAGAACTTCtcagggagctggagcagcGGCCTGGCCTTCTGCGCCCTCATTCACAGCTTCTTCCCCGATGCCTTTGACTATGGCAGCCTGGAGCCCCAGGACCGCCGGCGTAACTTCACCCTGGCCTTCAGCACCGCAGA GGAGCGTGTCGACTGTGcccagctgctggaggtggAAGACATGCTGCGGCTGACGGTGCCGGACGCCAAGTGCATCTATACCTACGTGCAGGAGCTGTACCGTAGCTTGGTGGCCAAGGGGTTAGTGAAGACCAAGAAGCGCTGA
- the SMTNL1 gene encoding smoothelin-like protein 1 isoform X9, with amino-acid sequence MESPASGGAPAPSDTALGDIAQTSTGPTEGMVGGDSRESVAQEGQGEAGRAEGGAGGEAARDVGSEGKGEAAENAGSEAKVEAAKDYGSDAKGEVTGNAGSEANIMGDAGSEAKEEDARDAGSEVKGEAAKDAGSEAEEAAKDAESKAKEEAAKDAGSEDKEEAAKDAGSEAKGEAAKDAGNEAKAAGVSGSEAEIAEDAGKEPAAGQAAEHEAEGQARGSAVPQEEAKPEPRPEAAGSTQGRQEPTWLQDEDDELWPEFPPCSPTEGAASPTTPLSPTSPVSPTFPVSPTSPSPPVSPTSPTGDIHSGDPIPAHSHHPCVPSGVSAVGPRGRVPPRVASVGRPRVSSRAYGRSAILEKFGGAATGPAPHLKRVGATGSVKAMLLEWCRARTRGYQHVDIQNFSGSWSSGLAFCALIHSFFPDAFDYGSLEPQDRRRNFTLAFSTAEERVDCAQLLEVEDMLRLTVPDAKCIYTYVQELYRSLVAKGLVKTKKR; translated from the exons ATGGAGTCCCCAGCAAGTGGTGGAGCCCCCGCCCCGAGTGACACAGCCCTGGGTGACATCGCACAGACATCAACAGGGCCCACAGAGGGGATGGTGGGGGGGGACAGCAGGGAAAGCGTGGCACAAGAGGGGCAGGGGGAGGCTGGCAGAGCTGAaggaggggctgggggggaagCTGCACGGGATGTGGGGAGTGAGGGCAAGGGGGAGGCAGCAGAGAATGCTGGGAGTGAGGCTAAGGTAGAAGCAGCGAAGGATTATGGGAGTGATGCTAAGGGGGAGGTAACAGGGAATGCTGGGAGTGAGGCCAACATAATGGGAGATGCTGGTAGTGAGGCTAAAGAGGAGGATGCAAGGGATGCTGGGAGTGAGGTTAAGGGGGAGGCTGCAAAAGATGCTGGGAGTGAGGCTGAGGAGGCTGCAAAGGATGCTGAGAGCAAAGCTAAGGAGGAGGCTGCAAAGGATGCTGGGAGCGAGGATAAGGAGGAG GCTGCAAAGGATGCTGGGAGCGAGGCTAAGGGGGAGGCTGCAAAGGATGCTGGGAATGAAGCCAAGGCAGCAGGGGTTTCTGGGAGCGAGGCTGAGATTGCAGAGGATGCTGGCAAGGAGCCcgcagcagggcaggctgctgAGCACGAGGCTGAAGGGCAGGCCAGAGGCAGTGCAGTGCCACAGGAGGAGGCCAAGCCTGAGCCCAGGCCGGAGGCAGCGGGCAGCACCCAAGGCCGGCAG GAGCCCACCTGGCTGCAGGATGAGGATGATGAGCTGTGGCCTGAGTTCCCCCCCTGCTCGCCCACGGAGGGGGCCGCCAGCCCCACCACCCCACTCTCCCCTACCTCCCCTGTGTCTCCCACGTTCCCCGTATCTCCCACATCCCCTTCGCCTCCTGTGTCCCCCACATCTCCCACAG GTGATATCCACAGTGGTGACCCTAtccctgctcacagccaccACCCCTGTGTTCCCAGTGGTGTGTCTGCAGTGGGGCCACGAGGACGGGTGCCCCCCCGGGTGGCATCTGTGGGGCGGCCACGAGTGAGCAGCCGGGCATATGGACGGAGTGCCATCCTGGAGAAGTTTGGGGG GGCAGCCACAggcccagccccacacctgaAGCGTGTGGGGGCCACGGGCTCAGTGAAGGCCATGCTGCTGGAGTGGTGCCGTGCCAGGACACGTGGCTACCAG CATGTGGACATCCAGAACTTCtcagggagctggagcagcGGCCTGGCCTTCTGCGCCCTCATTCACAGCTTCTTCCCCGATGCCTTTGACTATGGCAGCCTGGAGCCCCAGGACCGCCGGCGTAACTTCACCCTGGCCTTCAGCACCGCAGA GGAGCGTGTCGACTGTGcccagctgctggaggtggAAGACATGCTGCGGCTGACGGTGCCGGACGCCAAGTGCATCTATACCTACGTGCAGGAGCTGTACCGTAGCTTGGTGGCCAAGGGGTTAGTGAAGACCAAGAAGCGCTGA
- the SMTNL1 gene encoding smoothelin-like protein 1 isoform X8 produces the protein MESPASGGAPAPSDTALGDIAQTSTGPTEGMVGGDSRESVAQEGQGEAGRAEGGAGGEAARDVGSEGKGEAAENAGSEAKVEAAKDYGSDAKGEVTGNAGSEANIMGDAGSEAKEEDARDAGSEVKGEAAKDAGSEAEEAAKDAESKAKEEAAKDAGSEDKEEAAKDAGSEVKGKAAKDAGSEAKGEAAKDAGNEAKAAGVSGSEAEIAEDAGKEPAAGQAAEHEAEGQARGSAVPQEEAKPEPRPEAAGSTQGRQEPTWLQDEDDELWPEFPPCSPTEGAASPTTPLSPTSPVSPTFPVSPTSPSPPVSPTSPTGDIHSGDPIPAHSHHPCVPSGVSAVGPRGRVPPRVASVGRPRVSSRAYGRSAILEKFGGAATGPAPHLKRVGATGSVKAMLLEWCRARTRGYQHVDIQNFSGSWSSGLAFCALIHSFFPDAFDYGSLEPQDRRRNFTLAFSTAEERVDCAQLLEVEDMLRLTVPDAKCIYTYVQELYRSLVAKGLVKTKKR, from the exons ATGGAGTCCCCAGCAAGTGGTGGAGCCCCCGCCCCGAGTGACACAGCCCTGGGTGACATCGCACAGACATCAACAGGGCCCACAGAGGGGATGGTGGGGGGGGACAGCAGGGAAAGCGTGGCACAAGAGGGGCAGGGGGAGGCTGGCAGAGCTGAaggaggggctgggggggaagCTGCACGGGATGTGGGGAGTGAGGGCAAGGGGGAGGCAGCAGAGAATGCTGGGAGTGAGGCTAAGGTAGAAGCAGCGAAGGATTATGGGAGTGATGCTAAGGGGGAGGTAACAGGGAATGCTGGGAGTGAGGCCAACATAATGGGAGATGCTGGTAGTGAGGCTAAAGAGGAGGATGCAAGGGATGCTGGGAGTGAGGTTAAGGGGGAGGCTGCAAAAGATGCTGGGAGTGAGGCTGAGGAGGCTGCAAAGGATGCTGAGAGCAAAGCTAAGGAGGAGGCTGCAAAGGATGCTGGGAGCGAGGATAAGGAGGAG GCTGCAAAGGATGCTGGGAGTGAGGTTAAGGGGAAGGCTGCAAAGGATGCTGGGAGCGAGGCTAAGGGGGAGGCTGCAAAGGATGCTGGGAATGAAGCCAAGGCAGCAGGGGTTTCTGGGAGCGAGGCTGAGATTGCAGAGGATGCTGGCAAGGAGCCcgcagcagggcaggctgctgAGCACGAGGCTGAAGGGCAGGCCAGAGGCAGTGCAGTGCCACAGGAGGAGGCCAAGCCTGAGCCCAGGCCGGAGGCAGCGGGCAGCACCCAAGGCCGGCAG GAGCCCACCTGGCTGCAGGATGAGGATGATGAGCTGTGGCCTGAGTTCCCCCCCTGCTCGCCCACGGAGGGGGCCGCCAGCCCCACCACCCCACTCTCCCCTACCTCCCCTGTGTCTCCCACGTTCCCCGTATCTCCCACATCCCCTTCGCCTCCTGTGTCCCCCACATCTCCCACAG GTGATATCCACAGTGGTGACCCTAtccctgctcacagccaccACCCCTGTGTTCCCAGTGGTGTGTCTGCAGTGGGGCCACGAGGACGGGTGCCCCCCCGGGTGGCATCTGTGGGGCGGCCACGAGTGAGCAGCCGGGCATATGGACGGAGTGCCATCCTGGAGAAGTTTGGGGG GGCAGCCACAggcccagccccacacctgaAGCGTGTGGGGGCCACGGGCTCAGTGAAGGCCATGCTGCTGGAGTGGTGCCGTGCCAGGACACGTGGCTACCAG CATGTGGACATCCAGAACTTCtcagggagctggagcagcGGCCTGGCCTTCTGCGCCCTCATTCACAGCTTCTTCCCCGATGCCTTTGACTATGGCAGCCTGGAGCCCCAGGACCGCCGGCGTAACTTCACCCTGGCCTTCAGCACCGCAGA GGAGCGTGTCGACTGTGcccagctgctggaggtggAAGACATGCTGCGGCTGACGGTGCCGGACGCCAAGTGCATCTATACCTACGTGCAGGAGCTGTACCGTAGCTTGGTGGCCAAGGGGTTAGTGAAGACCAAGAAGCGCTGA
- the SMTNL1 gene encoding smoothelin-like protein 1 isoform X6: MESPASGGAPAPSDTALGDIAQTSTGPTEGMVGGDSRESVAQEGQGEAGRAEGGAGGEAARDVGSEGKGEAAENAGSEAKVEAAKDYGSDAKGEVTGNAGSEANIMGDAGSEAKEEDARDAGSEVKGEAAKDAGSEAEEAAKDAESKAKEEAAKDAGSEDKEEAAKDAGSEAKGEAAKSAGNEAKGESAKDAGSEAKGEAAKDAGSEVKGKAAKDAGSEAKGEAAKDAGNEAKAAGVSGSEAEIAEDAGKEPAAGQAAEHEAEGQARGSAVPQEEAKPEPRPEAAGSTQGRQEPTWLQDEDDELWPEFPPCSPTEGAASPTTPLSPTSPVSPTFPVSPTSPSPPVSPTSPTGDIHSGDPIPAHSHHPCVPSGVSAVGPRGRVPPRVASVGRPRVSSRAYGRSAILEKFGGAATGPAPHLKRVGATGSVKAMLLEWCRARTRGYQHVDIQNFSGSWSSGLAFCALIHSFFPDAFDYGSLEPQDRRRNFTLAFSTAEERVDCAQLLEVEDMLRLTVPDAKCIYTYVQELYRSLVAKGLVKTKKR, from the exons ATGGAGTCCCCAGCAAGTGGTGGAGCCCCCGCCCCGAGTGACACAGCCCTGGGTGACATCGCACAGACATCAACAGGGCCCACAGAGGGGATGGTGGGGGGGGACAGCAGGGAAAGCGTGGCACAAGAGGGGCAGGGGGAGGCTGGCAGAGCTGAaggaggggctgggggggaagCTGCACGGGATGTGGGGAGTGAGGGCAAGGGGGAGGCAGCAGAGAATGCTGGGAGTGAGGCTAAGGTAGAAGCAGCGAAGGATTATGGGAGTGATGCTAAGGGGGAGGTAACAGGGAATGCTGGGAGTGAGGCCAACATAATGGGAGATGCTGGTAGTGAGGCTAAAGAGGAGGATGCAAGGGATGCTGGGAGTGAGGTTAAGGGGGAGGCTGCAAAAGATGCTGGGAGTGAGGCTGAGGAGGCTGCAAAGGATGCTGAGAGCAAAGCTAAGGAGGAGGCTGCAAAGGATGCTGGGAGCGAGGATAAGGAGGAG GCTGCAAAGGATGCTGGGAGCGAGGCTAAGGGAGAGGCTGCAAAGAGTGCTGGGAACGAGGCTAAGGGGGAGTCTGCAAAGGATGCTGGGAGCGAGGCTAAGGGGGAGGCTGCAAAGGATGCTGGGAGTGAGGTTAAGGGGAAGGCTGCAAAGGATGCTGGGAGCGAGGCTAAGGGGGAGGCTGCAAAGGATGCTGGGAATGAAGCCAAGGCAGCAGGGGTTTCTGGGAGCGAGGCTGAGATTGCAGAGGATGCTGGCAAGGAGCCcgcagcagggcaggctgctgAGCACGAGGCTGAAGGGCAGGCCAGAGGCAGTGCAGTGCCACAGGAGGAGGCCAAGCCTGAGCCCAGGCCGGAGGCAGCGGGCAGCACCCAAGGCCGGCAG GAGCCCACCTGGCTGCAGGATGAGGATGATGAGCTGTGGCCTGAGTTCCCCCCCTGCTCGCCCACGGAGGGGGCCGCCAGCCCCACCACCCCACTCTCCCCTACCTCCCCTGTGTCTCCCACGTTCCCCGTATCTCCCACATCCCCTTCGCCTCCTGTGTCCCCCACATCTCCCACAG GTGATATCCACAGTGGTGACCCTAtccctgctcacagccaccACCCCTGTGTTCCCAGTGGTGTGTCTGCAGTGGGGCCACGAGGACGGGTGCCCCCCCGGGTGGCATCTGTGGGGCGGCCACGAGTGAGCAGCCGGGCATATGGACGGAGTGCCATCCTGGAGAAGTTTGGGGG GGCAGCCACAggcccagccccacacctgaAGCGTGTGGGGGCCACGGGCTCAGTGAAGGCCATGCTGCTGGAGTGGTGCCGTGCCAGGACACGTGGCTACCAG CATGTGGACATCCAGAACTTCtcagggagctggagcagcGGCCTGGCCTTCTGCGCCCTCATTCACAGCTTCTTCCCCGATGCCTTTGACTATGGCAGCCTGGAGCCCCAGGACCGCCGGCGTAACTTCACCCTGGCCTTCAGCACCGCAGA GGAGCGTGTCGACTGTGcccagctgctggaggtggAAGACATGCTGCGGCTGACGGTGCCGGACGCCAAGTGCATCTATACCTACGTGCAGGAGCTGTACCGTAGCTTGGTGGCCAAGGGGTTAGTGAAGACCAAGAAGCGCTGA
- the SMTNL1 gene encoding smoothelin-like protein 1 isoform X5, producing the protein MESPASGGAPAPSDTALGDIAQTSTGPTEGMVGGDSRESVAQEGQGEAGRAEGGAGGEAARDVGSEGKGEAAENAGSEAKVEAAKDYGSDAKGEVTGNAGSEANIMGDAGSEAKEEDARDAGSEVKGEAAKDAGSEAEEAAKDAESKAKEEAAKDAGSEDKEEAAKDAGSEAKGEAAKDAGSEAKGEAAKSAGNEAKGESAKDAGSEAKGEAAKDAGSEVKGKAAKDAGSEAKGEAAKDAGNEAKAAGVSGSEAEIAEDAGKEPAAGQAAEHEAEGQARGSAVPQEEAKPEPRPEAAGSTQGRQEPTWLQDEDDELWPEFPPCSPTEGAASPTTPLSPTSPVSPTFPVSPTSPSPPVSPTSPTGDIHSGDPIPAHSHHPCVPSGVSAVGPRGRVPPRVASVGRPRVSSRAYGRSAILEKFGGAATGPAPHLKRVGATGSVKAMLLEWCRARTRGYQHVDIQNFSGSWSSGLAFCALIHSFFPDAFDYGSLEPQDRRRNFTLAFSTAEERVDCAQLLEVEDMLRLTVPDAKCIYTYVQELYRSLVAKGLVKTKKR; encoded by the exons ATGGAGTCCCCAGCAAGTGGTGGAGCCCCCGCCCCGAGTGACACAGCCCTGGGTGACATCGCACAGACATCAACAGGGCCCACAGAGGGGATGGTGGGGGGGGACAGCAGGGAAAGCGTGGCACAAGAGGGGCAGGGGGAGGCTGGCAGAGCTGAaggaggggctgggggggaagCTGCACGGGATGTGGGGAGTGAGGGCAAGGGGGAGGCAGCAGAGAATGCTGGGAGTGAGGCTAAGGTAGAAGCAGCGAAGGATTATGGGAGTGATGCTAAGGGGGAGGTAACAGGGAATGCTGGGAGTGAGGCCAACATAATGGGAGATGCTGGTAGTGAGGCTAAAGAGGAGGATGCAAGGGATGCTGGGAGTGAGGTTAAGGGGGAGGCTGCAAAAGATGCTGGGAGTGAGGCTGAGGAGGCTGCAAAGGATGCTGAGAGCAAAGCTAAGGAGGAGGCTGCAAAGGATGCTGGGAGCGAGGATAAGGAGGAG GCTGCAAAGGATGCTGGGAGTGAAGCTAAGGGAGAGGCTGCAAAGGATGCTGGGAGCGAGGCTAAGGGAGAGGCTGCAAAGAGTGCTGGGAACGAGGCTAAGGGGGAGTCTGCAAAGGATGCTGGGAGCGAGGCTAAGGGGGAGGCTGCAAAGGATGCTGGGAGTGAGGTTAAGGGGAAGGCTGCAAAGGATGCTGGGAGCGAGGCTAAGGGGGAGGCTGCAAAGGATGCTGGGAATGAAGCCAAGGCAGCAGGGGTTTCTGGGAGCGAGGCTGAGATTGCAGAGGATGCTGGCAAGGAGCCcgcagcagggcaggctgctgAGCACGAGGCTGAAGGGCAGGCCAGAGGCAGTGCAGTGCCACAGGAGGAGGCCAAGCCTGAGCCCAGGCCGGAGGCAGCGGGCAGCACCCAAGGCCGGCAG GAGCCCACCTGGCTGCAGGATGAGGATGATGAGCTGTGGCCTGAGTTCCCCCCCTGCTCGCCCACGGAGGGGGCCGCCAGCCCCACCACCCCACTCTCCCCTACCTCCCCTGTGTCTCCCACGTTCCCCGTATCTCCCACATCCCCTTCGCCTCCTGTGTCCCCCACATCTCCCACAG GTGATATCCACAGTGGTGACCCTAtccctgctcacagccaccACCCCTGTGTTCCCAGTGGTGTGTCTGCAGTGGGGCCACGAGGACGGGTGCCCCCCCGGGTGGCATCTGTGGGGCGGCCACGAGTGAGCAGCCGGGCATATGGACGGAGTGCCATCCTGGAGAAGTTTGGGGG GGCAGCCACAggcccagccccacacctgaAGCGTGTGGGGGCCACGGGCTCAGTGAAGGCCATGCTGCTGGAGTGGTGCCGTGCCAGGACACGTGGCTACCAG CATGTGGACATCCAGAACTTCtcagggagctggagcagcGGCCTGGCCTTCTGCGCCCTCATTCACAGCTTCTTCCCCGATGCCTTTGACTATGGCAGCCTGGAGCCCCAGGACCGCCGGCGTAACTTCACCCTGGCCTTCAGCACCGCAGA GGAGCGTGTCGACTGTGcccagctgctggaggtggAAGACATGCTGCGGCTGACGGTGCCGGACGCCAAGTGCATCTATACCTACGTGCAGGAGCTGTACCGTAGCTTGGTGGCCAAGGGGTTAGTGAAGACCAAGAAGCGCTGA